TTCTTTTAAACGCAGGCGTAAACCCTGGGTGAGCAATTGCACGGTTGTTAGCGGTGTTTTAATGTCGTGAGCCATTTTTTGTACGGTATTCGTCCAGATTTCCAGCTTTTGATTGGTAACCTTACTGCTTTGCAAAACGGTTTCGATTAAAAATCCGGCGGGTATTTTGAGAACGCCTTTTATTACAGAACCGCGAAGAAGAATGGGCGTAACCCCCTGGTTGGTGCGAAGGTTGATTTCTTTTTCCTGAAAAATTCTCTGAGCCATTAAGGTTTTCGCAAATTCGATGACTATCGGTCGTTCTTCTAACGACTCAAACAGCGGCGCGTTTTTGTCGATATGTTTGGATAAGTACAGATGACGCTCAAAATTGCCATTAACATAGGTTATTTTGGCACGGTGGTTAATGATGCACAATCCATTTTGAGTAAACTGGAATAAATTTTTGTGTACCAGTAAAATAGAAGACGCTTTTTGTCCTGCCAGAAAGATGGCCAGTAAAACGAAATAAATAAAAATATCCAGAATGATAAACAAAAGATATCGCCATCCATACAGGGGATTGCTTGCAAACTTAAAGCGATAAAGCTCGTTTCTCTTTTTTATAAGAATTTCGTGGCCCGCTTTCCCGCGTCCTACAAAATTAATGGTCATGTTTTGCAATCCCAAAGGGGGCAGCGTGTACATGTATTTAAAATCATGAGAGAGTATCGCGTATCTTCCTTTTTTTGTACGACAAAAGATTTCTTCTTTAAAGTCGCCGTCCAGGTCTATCATGCGGGAGATGTCACTGATCGGGGATTCTGGTTTAATGGTTTCGACGATATCTAAATTGAAGTTAGGTTTAAGTATGTTGCCGCTTGTCTGGGATAATAAATAAAGTTGTTCATGGTTGTTCCTGGTGATTATAAAGGGATAGATTCTCTCATCAATCGGTAATTTTTTTTCTCTTAATTTTTGCCCCTGTCTGTTATAAAGAAAGATTTTAGGGTTGATATTTAAATGGCCATTATAGGAATAGGAAGTAACAATGAATGCTCGATTATTTATTGAATAAGGAATATTTTTAATTCTGCTTGAATAGTAGGGAAAAACCTTGGGCTCAAAGAAAAAATTCAAGTCTTTGTCAAAAACCATCAGGTAGGCATTATTGTCTTTGTAAGGGAAAGGGGAGCGATAGGTTTCGAAGGCGATACATTTTTTCATTAAAATTTCGGGGATACCATCCCCATCAAGATCGACTACCGTAGGGCCGACGATATAGGCTCCGCTATCTGGAGTACGGGCGGTGATTTTCCGCTGGTCAATATCAAAACGAATCAAAGCGCGAGGTTGTAAGCTATAATAAGCAACCAGATTGATAAAACACTCCTGATAGCCGTCGTTATCAGCATCAAAAAAGACCATTTCCGGTTTACGTAAATCCCAGATTTTCCGTGGATGCGGATTGGGCCTGGGCGCAGTAGCTAAGAATTGCCGATATAATAAAAATTGGTTGCGTTTTCTGGGGTCAATGGAATATAAAAACAATGAATCATTGGCCTTTGTAAAAAAATAGGTTTCATCATAGGCGTCGCCGTCGTAATCGGCAAAATAAACGGCCCCTACTAACCATTTTCCGGAGAAATTCCACTGGCCGGTTGCCTTTTTCTCTTCGGCGAAAAATCGCATTTCTATTTCTCTTGTATCTCGCCCATATTCAAAACTAATCTTTTCGCTGAAGCCATCATGATCAAAATCGTGGTAGTAATCTTTAGAATTATTCTGAGAGGAGAATGATATATGGTCAACCAAATACAGCCGGTTTGGTTTAATGCCCCCTTTTTGCCAGTAAACGATTAATGCGGTTATTACCAGGGCAATAAAAAAAAAGACGAGGTAAATTATTCTGTAAATGTTTTTAAAACGTTCGGGTATTTTTGCTTGAGTCATCTGATTTAACATCCCTGTAATCTATTAAAAAGATGGATTAACTTTAGCCCTTTTAGTTAAAAAAATCATTGACATCCGGGATTAAATAAAAAACATAACAAAGCATATTTTAAGAAAAAATAAACAAAAATCAAGAGTACAACACACATTATGTGCAAGTAATAGCCAATAAGTCTTTACTGCGTTAATCTTGAAATAATGAGCTCTATTTTTTCTTCCATGGCCTGCTGGCCTATGGCAATGATTTCACGCGCTTTATTAAAATCGAAAAATTGAAACGCGCTGATGTCAGGCGTAACCAGAATATCCGGAGGTGAGTCCTGAAGACGCAACATCAGGATCATATTTTCCATGGTCATGGCCACATGAGCCATTTGCTGCTGGATGCCCATTTTGGCTTCGGTGTTTTTTTTGCGAACGGGTAAATTAGGGGCGGGTAGTTTTTCCATAAAATTGCCGAATAAGCGCTGTAAAAAAGAGGAAGCGCTATGGGCCGCTTTAAGCTTTTGATTGGTTATTAATTTACCGGAACTGAGCACACGGCTCCGATTTTTTACAGAAGGCGTGACATTAACGGCTATAACCAGTTCGGCCCCCATCTGTCTGGCCACGCTGACAGGAACGGGATTAACCACGCCGCCGTCCACAAGATAATTTCCGTTCAGGTGCACGGGTTGAAAGAGAAAGGGGAAGGAGATGCTGGCGCGAATGGCATTAACCAGCGACCCGGAGTTTAATATAATCTCTTCGCCCTGCCGAATATCGGTGGCTACACAGGCGAATTGTCTGGGCAAATCTTCGATGGCTTCCTCGCCCAAAAGGGAAATTAAAAATTCTTCCACGCGCTGGCCGTCCAGTAAACCGTCGCGTCTGAAGCGACGCGGAAAGAGAATTTGAACCACGCGCCTCCAGTTGGTCTCGCAGGCGATTTCTTCAATTTGCTGGCTGCTGAGGCCGGCGGCAAATGCGCCGCCCACCATGGCGCCCATACTGCAACCAACAATCAGGTCGATGGGGATACCTTCTTGCTCTAAAACTTTTAAGACACCGATGTGTGCCAGGCCGCGTGCAGCCCCGCTGCCCAGCACCAGGGCAATTTTTGGTTTTTTTATCATTTTTTTACTTCCTGATAAACGATTCCCGTGATCGACCTTCATCCCACTTACTATCAAGCTTTACAGTTTTCCCCTCGCCAGGGCGAGAATTTGGAGTGATAGAGCTTTGGAACAATCAACCATTCAACTCTTCCCCCCCACCTAATGCGCCTCAAGCCAGTTTGGGCCCACACCGCATTCCACCACCAAAGGCACACGCAGCTCCATGGCGCCTTCCATGATTTCTTTTACCTTTTTCGCAAATTCATCAGAGCGCTTTTTCTGGACTTCAAACACCAGTTCGTCATGTACCTGTAGCAACATTTGCGCCGGAAAACCTACATTCTCAATAAAAGTTTGGATGGTAATCATCGCCTTTTTGATCAGGTCGGCTGCCGAGCCCTGGATGGGCGTATTAATGGCCGTACGTTCAGCAAATTCCCGAATCTGGCGGTTGGGATTGCGGATTTCCGGTAAATAGCGCCGCCGACCGAGCATGGTTTCCACGTACCCTTTTTCGCGCGCCTCTTCAATCATGCGCTGCATAAATTCGCCGATTTTAGGATAGGTGGCAAAATAATCGGCGATAAACTCTTTGGCTTCATCGGTAGAGATATTTAAGCGATTGGCCAGACCATATTCACTCATGCCGTAAATGATGCCAAAGTTGATCTCTTTGGCCTTACGCCGATGATCGGCTGTCACCTCTTCCACCGAAATACCAAAAATCAAAGCGGCGGTTGCTGCATGGATGTCTAAGTTTTTCTTGAAATTGGAAATCATGGTTTCATCGCCGGAAAGATGGGCCATGATGCGCAACTCGATCTGAGAGTAATCGGCGCTGAGAATCAGATAATCGTCCTTTGAAGGAATGAAGGCGCGGCGGATTTCACGGCCCAGGTCGGTGCGGATGGGAATGTTCTGCAGATTGGGGTTGCTGGAAGAAAGACGGCCGGTGGCCGTAACTGTCTGATTGTAAGAAGTGTGAATTTTGCCCGTTCGGGGATTGATCAACTGGGGCAGGGCATCCAGATAGGTGCTTTTGAGTTTGATTAGTTTGCGATATTCCATGATGTCGGCCACCAGCGGATGGGACGCGTAGCGTTCCAGTGTTTTTTCAGAGGTGGAGTACTGTCCTGTTTTGGTTTTGGAAGGTTTGCGCATACCCAGCTCTTTATGGATTTCAAGCCTGTCAAAAAGAATCACGCCCAGCTGCTGGGGAGAGTTGAGATTAAATTCTTCGCCGGCAGCCTGATAAACCTTTTGTTCGATGGCTTTTATTTTGCGGCCCAGTTGATCGCTCAGTTCTTCGAGCAATTTCCGATCGACTTTAACGCCATGCATTTCCATTTGCATCAGAACATGGACTATGGGCATTTCCAGCTCATAAAACAAAGACTCCATGCCATGCTTTTTAAGGTCTTTCTTTAAAATTTGGTAAATGCGATAGGTGATGTCGGCATCTTCGCAGGCATATTGATAAACCAGACCGGCGGCCAGGTCGGTCATTTTTTTTTGATTGCGGCCCTTTTTACCGATCAGGTCTTCAATGGGAATCATTTTGTAGTTTAAATAGTGCTCGGCCAGATAATCCAGATTGTGTTGGCCGGTAGGATTAATCAGGTACGAAGCGATCATGGTGTCAAAATAGAGATTTTTAACCGGAACGCCGTGTTGCTCCATGATCATGGCGTCGTATTTTATGTTCTGTCCGATTTTTCGAATTTGTGGATCGGCAAACACTCCACGCAGTTTTTCCAGCGTTTTATTGCGATCCAGCCCTCGCGGTTCATGGCCCAGGGCAATGTACGAGGCCTGACCTGCATCCCAGCAAAAAGAGATGCCGGCGATTTCGGCCTCCAGAAAATCCAGCGAACTGGTTTCTAGATCAAAGACAAATTCTTTCTGTTCTTTGAGCGTATCTAACAGCCGGTCAAATTCCTCTTCGCTTTCAATCAACTGATACCGGACATCTTTAGAGTTGAATTTGCGCAATTCCATGGCCTCTTCCTGACCCAGGCTCATGGCCTTCATGCGGTTGGCCAGGCCTCTGAATTCCAGCTCCTGCAATATGGGCCCAACCGTTTCCATATCCCACATGCGGAATTTCAAATCTTCCAGTTTAACATCAATAGGAACGTTGGTGTCGATGGTCGTCAGACGGCGTGCGATTTGCACCTGATCTCTGGCTGCCAATAAGTTTTTTTTCAACGCCTCTCTGGAGATGGCGTCGATGTTTTTGTAAAGGTTATCAATGGATCCGAACTGCTGTAATAATTTGGCGGCCGTTACCTCGCCCACTTTGGGCACGCCGGGAATATTATCGGATTTATCGCCCATGAGGGCCAGCCAGTCAATAATTTGCTCGGGCTGCACGCCATATTTTTCCACAATTTTTTGCCGATCCAGGATTTCCGGCTCATCCTGCTTTTTAAGGTTGTATAAAAAAACGTGTCCGTTTACCAGTTGCGCCATGTCCTTATCGCCGGAGACAATGTAAACGTCAACCTCGTCGCTGGCAAAGCGAGTGGCCAGCGTACCGATGATGTCGTCGGCTTCGTAGCCGTCTTTTTCCAATAACGCAAAATTGGCGGCTTTTAATGTTTCCACCAGTCTCGGAAACTGGGCCGCCATCTCATCGGGCATTTTTTCTCTGGTGGCCTTGTATTCTTCATAAATTTTATGGCGAAAAGTCGGCTCTTTGGTGTCAAACACAATGGCCAGGTATTCCGGATGTTCCCGGTCTATGATTTTGAGTAGGGAGTTTAAAAAGCCAAAAGTGGCGGAGGTGTTCTCGCCTTTGGAGTTAATCAACGGATTTCGACTGAAGGCAAAGTAGCTGCGGTAATACATGGCCGAACCGTCAATCAAAAAAAGTTTTTTGCTCATGGTGTTTTTCCCGAATTTGTTAAGCTAATTAAAATTAAACGATGCTTAATTTTTTAATCTATCAATAAAATATTTAAATGATTGATTTTTCTCCATTCCTGCTTCTAAATAGAGTTCTGCAAAATGTAAATTTTAGTGTCATTTCGAGGAGCGGAGCGACGAGAAATCTTTTGTTTTTGTTGAAGTTAGAAGATTTCTCATCCCGATAAATCGGAATTCGAAATGACATGTATGTGCATTTTGCAGAACTCTAGCTTCTAAAGAAAAATGTTTTAATAGTTCATTCAAAAAATCGACTTTTGAATCAAAATTAGCCGGTATTAAAGCTAAAAATTTTTCCTTATCAAGTTCATCGGTGTTTCTAAATGATTTAATTTTTAAACTCTGGGCTGCCTTGTTGTCAATCCCTGCCAGATACCAGCTTTCAATTTCTTTAATAACAACAATTATACAAGCAGGATCTACGGCTTTAAATTTATCAATAATTTTCCTTTTTCGAGCATCAATACAGGGCGCTGTATTAATATCGGCTAATAGCCAGTAATCGGCTCCCATGGCTTTAATGCTTTTTACAAAATTTTGTAATTTAGAATCTTTTAAACGGGCATATTCCCTTACTTCTATAAAATCATACAGCTCTTGTAGCAAGGGCTTAATAATATAATCAACAAATCTTTTATCATCCGTACCTTCAACCCAAATAAAAAGTCTTCGATAAGCGGCCATTATTTTAAATATCTAATAAATCCTGAACAAAAAGATCTTCTACACCGATCTCATTATTTAAAAATGATTTTATCTCTTTATTATCAGCAGGTTTGATTATTTTCGAAAACCCCTTAGAATCTCTTTTACAAAGAAATAAATTCTCTAACTCAGTGTGTTTAACAAATTCAGCATTGTGCGTTGTCAAAATAATTTGTTTATTACGCGCAGCATCTTTCATTAGACCGATCAGTTTTCCGATCAGGAAAGGATGAATATTCCTTTCCGGCTCTTCAATAATGATCAATTTATTTTTCTCGAAAAATAGGGCCAGAATTATGGCTGTTAAATTAATCGTACCATCGGAAATGGCTGAAGCAGGAATATATTGATTTTCAATAAATTCTTCTTGCACCTTAAATAAAAGAGATTTATCTGCAAATTTTTCAACATTTAAATTATGAATATAGGGCAAAACTTCCTGCATTAAATTAAAGAGTTTTCTCTTTTTATCCTGATCGCTTAGAATATTTTTTAAAATAAGGGCCATATTACTGCCATCTTCTTCCAGTTCAACCTTGCCGCTAATGGGCGTTGCTCTTTTAGGTAGCCTGGGATCGAAATCATAAATATGTATGTCAGAGAAAATCTCGTTTATAGCGGGAAATGTAAAAAAAGGATTTTCTATTAATAAGTTGTTAATAACATTAAATTTCTCCCATAAAAAAGAAGGAAAAATTTCTTCTTCAGAAAATGGGAAGGCAAGCGGTTTATTTAACCTGATTTTTATTTGACTATTTTTGCGGATTAAGTCTATCGACCCCTCGCCTAAATTTTCAAGTTCTTTCAATTGATTTTTTTCTTTAGTCAGAATTTTAAATTCACAGGATAGGTTCAATTGGTCTTTACTAATTTTAAAGTTCTTTTTTCTCTTGAAAAATGTTAGCTCAAATTCATATTTTGTTTTTGTAATTTTTATCCCGAAGTATTTATTACGGTATGGTCGGACGAGGCCAAATATATCATCTGCTTCAATAGATAAAGAAAAATTCTGGTTATTGTTGAGCTTCATGTTCCGTAAATATTCAACGCCTCCCTGCAAAGATACAGCATTTTCTAAGCCTGATTGTTCAATATCTTTTAAAAATCTAAAAATTTGCACAAAATTTGATTTACCCGAAGCATTCGGTCCAATTACAACATTAAAATTAGAAAGTTCAATATTTAGATGATCGAAGCTTTTAAAATTTTTTACATCAATTTTTGTTATCATAAGTAATATTCTTTTATTGGTTTTTGTAATTGTGTTAATTTACTACAATACTATTGTAGTATCAAATACAAATAAACCGAGAGAGCTACCACCGAAACCGTTAAAAGCGCATTGGAAAGTCGGTCAAACTGGCGCGTCCGATCGTAATAATGATTCATCTTCTGCAAATCCGATGTGTAACGATATTGATCGTAATAATCGTCGGCCACGCGCTTCAGATAAAAGGAGCCCCAATTGCAGGTCAGGGCTAAAGCGGCCAGTCCGGGCTGCAGATATTTTTTGATTCGTGTTTTGTCTGCTGCATCTTTGTTTTTTAAGGATATCTCATTAAATGTCAGTTTAAAAGGCTTCCGGCTCCATTTAAAGCGGGTCAACAACGAATCACTTAAACCAGACAAAGTGGTGTCCACCGCCCAGTTGTTCCAGCGGTGGTCGTTTTTTAATATGAAGCGTAATTTTAATCGATTTCCATTCATCATTTTAACGGTATCGGGCAGGGAAACGCTATCCGGACTGACCATTATTTTTATCAGGGAATCGGCAGCCAACCTCTCAGCCTGTTCAATCTTTTGGGAAAAGCTTAAAGATGGCAGGAATAACAACAGCAAAAGGGCGGTAAACTTCCAATGTCGCATTAGCGTTTCTCCTGTTTTAAGGACAATCGGGCCAGGCGATCATACTCCATTGCGATGAGTAACTGGCCGCCTGGCGCAGGGGTGCAACTTACAACTCGACGTTTAAAGGTGAATTGCTGATCGATGTTTCGCGTCTGGCGATTGATCAGGTAAAACTGCTTTTGATGCGTGGCAACGATCAGGCGCCGGGCTGTAACGATGATCGGCATGGAAGGCGCTCCTTTAAGAGCAAGCGACCACTTCAATTGCAAGTCCTGGCTCAGAGCAAAAAGGCGTCCATTA
This sequence is a window from Caldithrix abyssi DSM 13497. Protein-coding genes within it:
- a CDS encoding ATP-binding protein codes for the protein MTQAKIPERFKNIYRIIYLVFFFIALVITALIVYWQKGGIKPNRLYLVDHISFSSQNNSKDYYHDFDHDGFSEKISFEYGRDTREIEMRFFAEEKKATGQWNFSGKWLVGAVYFADYDGDAYDETYFFTKANDSLFLYSIDPRKRNQFLLYRQFLATAPRPNPHPRKIWDLRKPEMVFFDADNDGYQECFINLVAYYSLQPRALIRFDIDQRKITARTPDSGAYIVGPTVVDLDGDGIPEILMKKCIAFETYRSPFPYKDNNAYLMVFDKDLNFFFEPKVFPYYSSRIKNIPYSINNRAFIVTSYSYNGHLNINPKIFLYNRQGQKLREKKLPIDERIYPFIITRNNHEQLYLLSQTSGNILKPNFNLDIVETIKPESPISDISRMIDLDGDFKEEIFCRTKKGRYAILSHDFKYMYTLPPLGLQNMTINFVGRGKAGHEILIKKRNELYRFKFASNPLYGWRYLLFIILDIFIYFVLLAIFLAGQKASSILLVHKNLFQFTQNGLCIINHRAKITYVNGNFERHLYLSKHIDKNAPLFESLEERPIVIEFAKTLMAQRIFQEKEINLRTNQGVTPILLRGSVIKGVLKIPAGFLIETVLQSSKVTNQKLEIWTNTVQKMAHDIKTPLTTVQLLTQGLRLRLKEYGIPDQTPIEKDFSTIEQELSRIREMTRHFLRFTNLGKPNLQWTSLQEIANRLLEKFAVYLKDGLQIKLELDKKYDRCLVDPALLEMVFQIIIENSIDAMASKGVILISSTVIEKIEENFKRYLEIEIVDNGPGIDPSVINQVFDPFFTTKENGTGMGLTLAKKIIDDHEGKIDIWSVPGKSTHVKILLPYKEEFEEDQTADR
- the polA gene encoding DNA polymerase I; translation: MSKKLFLIDGSAMYYRSYFAFSRNPLINSKGENTSATFGFLNSLLKIIDREHPEYLAIVFDTKEPTFRHKIYEEYKATREKMPDEMAAQFPRLVETLKAANFALLEKDGYEADDIIGTLATRFASDEVDVYIVSGDKDMAQLVNGHVFLYNLKKQDEPEILDRQKIVEKYGVQPEQIIDWLALMGDKSDNIPGVPKVGEVTAAKLLQQFGSIDNLYKNIDAISREALKKNLLAARDQVQIARRLTTIDTNVPIDVKLEDLKFRMWDMETVGPILQELEFRGLANRMKAMSLGQEEAMELRKFNSKDVRYQLIESEEEFDRLLDTLKEQKEFVFDLETSSLDFLEAEIAGISFCWDAGQASYIALGHEPRGLDRNKTLEKLRGVFADPQIRKIGQNIKYDAMIMEQHGVPVKNLYFDTMIASYLINPTGQHNLDYLAEHYLNYKMIPIEDLIGKKGRNQKKMTDLAAGLVYQYACEDADITYRIYQILKKDLKKHGMESLFYELEMPIVHVLMQMEMHGVKVDRKLLEELSDQLGRKIKAIEQKVYQAAGEEFNLNSPQQLGVILFDRLEIHKELGMRKPSKTKTGQYSTSEKTLERYASHPLVADIMEYRKLIKLKSTYLDALPQLINPRTGKIHTSYNQTVTATGRLSSSNPNLQNIPIRTDLGREIRRAFIPSKDDYLILSADYSQIELRIMAHLSGDETMISNFKKNLDIHAATAALIFGISVEEVTADHRRKAKEINFGIIYGMSEYGLANRLNISTDEAKEFIADYFATYPKIGEFMQRMIEEAREKGYVETMLGRRRYLPEIRNPNRQIREFAERTAINTPIQGSAADLIKKAMITIQTFIENVGFPAQMLLQVHDELVFEVQKKRSDEFAKKVKEIMEGAMELRVPLVVECGVGPNWLEAH
- a CDS encoding AAA family ATPase, translated to MITKIDVKNFKSFDHLNIELSNFNVVIGPNASGKSNFVQIFRFLKDIEQSGLENAVSLQGGVEYLRNMKLNNNQNFSLSIEADDIFGLVRPYRNKYFGIKITKTKYEFELTFFKRKKNFKISKDQLNLSCEFKILTKEKNQLKELENLGEGSIDLIRKNSQIKIRLNKPLAFPFSEEEIFPSFLWEKFNVINNLLIENPFFTFPAINEIFSDIHIYDFDPRLPKRATPISGKVELEEDGSNMALILKNILSDQDKKRKLFNLMQEVLPYIHNLNVEKFADKSLLFKVQEEFIENQYIPASAISDGTINLTAIILALFFEKNKLIIIEEPERNIHPFLIGKLIGLMKDAARNKQIILTTHNAEFVKHTELENLFLCKRDSKGFSKIIKPADNKEIKSFLNNEIGVEDLFVQDLLDI
- a CDS encoding patatin-like phospholipase family protein — translated: MIKKPKIALVLGSGAARGLAHIGVLKVLEQEGIPIDLIVGCSMGAMVGGAFAAGLSSQQIEEIACETNWRRVVQILFPRRFRRDGLLDGQRVEEFLISLLGEEAIEDLPRQFACVATDIRQGEEIILNSGSLVNAIRASISFPFLFQPVHLNGNYLVDGGVVNPVPVSVARQMGAELVIAVNVTPSVKNRSRVLSSGKLITNQKLKAAHSASSFLQRLFGNFMEKLPAPNLPVRKKNTEAKMGIQQQMAHVAMTMENMILMLRLQDSPPDILVTPDISAFQFFDFNKAREIIAIGQQAMEEKIELIISRLTQ